One Fusobacterium ulcerans DNA segment encodes these proteins:
- a CDS encoding LysE/ArgO family amino acid transporter: protein MKYLLQGLTMGLAYVAPIGLQNLFVINTALTQKRSRAFITAFIVIFFDVTLALACFFGIGSIMEKSKLLERGILLVGSFIVIYIGIGLVKAKGSLNNSTEVNIPLIKVVTTACVVTWFNPQAIIDGSMMLGAFRASLPPGEGMKFISGVAFASCMWFIGMTIFITCFSSKITEKVLRIINIVCGAVIIFYGIKLFYSFIQMVI, encoded by the coding sequence ATGAAATATTTATTACAAGGTCTGACAATGGGGTTGGCATATGTAGCTCCTATAGGACTGCAAAATTTATTTGTTATAAATACAGCTCTTACTCAAAAGAGAAGCAGAGCATTTATAACAGCATTTATTGTTATATTTTTTGATGTAACTCTTGCGTTGGCATGTTTCTTTGGAATAGGAAGCATAATGGAAAAGTCAAAACTTCTAGAAAGAGGAATACTTCTTGTAGGAAGCTTTATTGTTATTTATATAGGAATAGGTCTTGTAAAAGCAAAAGGTTCTCTCAATAATTCTACAGAAGTAAATATTCCTTTGATAAAGGTTGTAACTACAGCTTGTGTTGTTACATGGTTTAATCCACAAGCAATTATTGATGGAAGTATGATGTTAGGAGCATTTAGAGCTTCTCTTCCGCCAGGTGAAGGGATGAAATTTATATCAGGGGTAGCTTTTGCTTCTTGTATGTGGTTTATAGGAATGACAATATTTATAACATGTTTTAGCAGTAAGATTACAGAAAAAGTACTGAGGATAATAAACATAGTATGTGGGGCAGTTATAATATTTTATGGAATAAAATTATTTTATAGTTTTATTCAAATGGTAATTTAA
- a CDS encoding DUF4846 domain-containing protein yields MTFSKNLIVKDGETISSRFLVPSEYEREYYPEDSFGTYLRSLKLKEMGAPVLLYDGREKFVQSYISVIDMPILPQDLIQCADAIIKLRAEYLYSQKKYDEISFDLTNGMKVPFSKFVNGERIKVSGNKTVWIKGKYKTGHGREVFDEYLKFIYTYAGTLSLSRELNKADIKDIKIGDVFIQGGSPGHAVIVVDIAVNRKTGEKIMMLAQSYMPSQELHILKSIFDISPWYKIEDEKLVTPEWLFEKGSLKKW; encoded by the coding sequence ATGACATTTTCTAAAAATTTGATAGTTAAAGATGGAGAAACTATAAGCAGCAGATTTCTTGTTCCATCAGAATATGAGAGAGAGTATTATCCAGAAGACTCTTTTGGTACTTACTTAAGAAGCTTGAAACTTAAAGAGATGGGAGCACCAGTACTTTTATATGATGGAAGAGAAAAATTTGTGCAATCTTATATTTCAGTAATAGATATGCCTATCTTACCTCAAGATCTAATTCAGTGTGCTGATGCAATTATAAAGCTGAGGGCTGAATATTTATATAGTCAAAAAAAATATGATGAAATATCTTTTGATTTGACAAATGGTATGAAAGTTCCATTTTCAAAATTTGTGAATGGGGAAAGAATTAAAGTCAGTGGGAATAAAACTGTATGGATAAAAGGGAAATATAAAACGGGACATGGAAGAGAAGTATTTGATGAATATCTGAAATTTATATATACATATGCAGGAACCCTTTCATTGTCAAGAGAATTGAATAAAGCAGATATAAAAGATATAAAAATAGGAGATGTATTTATTCAAGGTGGATCTCCAGGACATGCTGTAATAGTAGTAGATATTGCTGTAAATAGAAAAACAGGAGAAAAAATTATGATGCTGGCTCAAAGTTATATGCCATCTCAGGAACTTCATATTTTAAAAAGTATTTTTGATATTTCTCCATGGTATAAAATAGAAGATGAGAAGCTTGTAACTCCTGAATGGTTATTTGAAAAAGGAAGTTTAAAAAAATGGTAA